The DNA sequence AAAAACCTCAAAAGTCTACCATATTAAGCTCTTATCTAAATTTAAGATTTTATAAATGATCACCAACCTTTATCTTTCTAAACAATTCAGATTGCTTCAATCAATTTTCTCACAAGAGCGTAATTTTTCGTGATCAACTTTAGTCGTCACTTTTCACAATCAGCaggacttaatttttttttccgacCCAACCAGAAGAATATGCTACCGTGTAAGCTATATTTATATTTCTTGCATTGTCATGACTGGTTTGTAAAGTTGTTTATGGAACagtagaaaaattaaaataatacattattttaagTGGGCTGTTACGATCGGCAATTTCCGACTGCTTGCATATTTTTGAGCTGCAAATATTTTAAAGAGAATGACCTAGTACGCgatttctcaaaaatttcatTCGATAATATTAGAGAACGTTGTTCTATAtgaattaaatgtaaaagtaatGAGTAAACATGTGTTACTTCTTTCATTAccaattagttttattaattaattttgagatggaaccataattctagatatggtatcaaAACCATATTTTTCGTAGATTTTTAATCCACAAAATAGCACTATTTTGAAAgggatattaaaaaataaaaatgtaagttACTCTATTcattattaattgatttttatAGATGGAACCCTTTTATATATGCCTCAATACAATAATGACCCTTTTATTGTGAATATAAGTAACTCCAGCCAGAAGAATATGTTTCCTTGTAAGCTATACTTATATTTCTTTCATTGTCATGACTGGTTTGTAAAATTGTGTATGGAAgagtagaaaaaataaaataaaacatcatttaattctttttctctcttctcAGTGTCACTCTCATATATTTACAGAATAATGGTCTTTGTACATTTATTAAACAAGTCGTTTGATATGAGAGCATACCTTCTTGAGGCCATGAAGGCAAATCAAGAGAAAGATGCCCCCAAATAGAGAAGCTTTCAAAATTACTCTCTCTGGTGGAGAATTTATGGTTAGATATATACAATCTACAGCTATGAGGATCCAAGCTAAACCCTCCAAGAAGGTTCTAACTAATAAGATATTTCCTTTTGTTTCCCCACACACTCTGAAAATTATTCTCAAACACAAAGCACCCACAACCAAAAATGTGGTCAGTGACCAACCCCTGTAAGACACTATCTTTCCACCCACAATCAAACTCTCATTTCGGCACACACAAGATGGACACTCACCTGAAAATGTCGACATGTTTAAGGCATCAAAACCTGTATAGTATGGTAAAACAACAGAGTCCAGGTACAAACTTGCATGTAAAATGCCTGAAATTGTTGATGCCTCAAAGAAAACATACTTTATGTCTTTACCAGTTCCGCTCTCGAAACTGAGAGCAGAGATATGAACCAGTTGGAGAATTGCAGGGCCAACTAAGGACAGAGGAAACAAAGTGTTGATTCGGTGTCCATTGGCTAAGGCCAACAGGATTAGTGGGAGTGAAATTGGCCCAGAAGGTAAAAAAAATCTCTTTAACATTGTAATACTAGTTTGGCCTTTTCCTGTTATGTCCATTACCATGATGAAAAGAGTTGCAAAGTATGAAAAAGTAGTGAATATAAGAAGTAGAATATCCACAACAGGTGAATAGTTACCAGGATAGGTACTATCACAGAAGTAGTGATATGGGCAGCTGATTGGATCCATTGTTTCTTCAAATTGCCATCTGACACATTTGTAGAACATTAACTTGATATCTTCCAGGACCCATTCTGGTTGCTCAGTTGGGTATTCTGGTAGGAGTAGTTGCCAATTCATTATATTTGTCTGCCTTTCTTTACTCCTCACTGAAATTTATGTGTCTCATTATTGTTCTCTTGGTTTTGCTGCTTTAATATAACAAATTCATCTGTTGGTTAATTTCTTTCAGTTGATGAGGATATATCAactaattattctttttatttatttttcttgtcctcttagttttttttcttttctttccctTAATATAAAATACCCCATTTGCTTGTGAAATGTTATACCAACACCATAATGTTATATGGTCATTTTTCTGTAATTGGGTCTCAAGATAGGTAGGTTTCTTGAGAAGGAGACAGACACTTGACAGTAAAAATTGTTATTGAAACTACAAGCAATTGGAAGTGTTGGAAAAAAGCAATTTGGGAAAAATGAAACGTCCTAAGAGCTATAGGGAGCTTGGTTTCAAAGTAAAGATGCTGAttttggtttgggtttggtGAGTGATTGGTACTGATTGATATAATGATGGATTAGCGGACCTTGGTTTCTGATTAAGGGAGTTTACTTATGGACAATATATGCAAACAATTGAGGTTTCTCTACCTAATTACTTAGATTAAGACTTGGGAAGCCTTTGACCACAAATGTTATACAAAACTTAGTGAAATAATGGAgtatttattgtttttaaaGTACATGGTTGGTATTATATCTCTTTTGGCATTCAAActttcatttttaaataaataaataacaataatcCGAGTATGATCTAAAACAACATTTTCTTGTGTAACGATTTCCTCGTGATGTTATTACATCATCACAACAATGACATATTATATGCAATAATTAGGTTCTGGGCTTTGGTTTTCAGTATTCTCATACAGAATTGATAATTAGCTAACTCATTAAATCCACTTTCTTACAA is a window from the Cannabis sativa cultivar Pink pepper isolate KNU-18-1 chromosome 1, ASM2916894v1, whole genome shotgun sequence genome containing:
- the LOC115704968 gene encoding uncharacterized protein LOC115704968, whose protein sequence is MNWQLLLPEYPTEQPEWVLEDIKLMFYKCVRWQFEETMDPISCPYHYFCDSTYPGNYSPVVDILLLIFTTFSYFATLFIMVMDITGKGQTSITMLKRFFLPSGPISLPLILLALANGHRINTLFPLSLVGPAILQLVHISALSFESGTGKDIKYVFFEASTISGILHASLYLDSVVLPYYTGFDALNMSTFSGECPSCVCRNESLIVGGKIVSYRGWSLTTFLVVGALCLRIIFRVCGETKGNILLVRTFLEGLAWILIAVDCIYLTINSPPERVILKASLFGGIFLLICLHGLKKVCSHIKRLV